A single window of Nicotiana sylvestris chromosome 5, ASM39365v2, whole genome shotgun sequence DNA harbors:
- the LOC138869040 gene encoding uncharacterized protein: protein MVRERVLLQVSSMKVVMRFEKKDNLSPRYIGPFERIGKVAYKLSLPPSLSAVHPVFHVFMLRKYYGNSSHVLDFSTVQLDEDSTYIEEPMAILDRHVQKLGSMDVASVKVQRRGHPVEDATWEAEQDMHSHYLHLFNTSGMSLCTFKDERLF, encoded by the coding sequence atggttagagagcgggtcttgctccaGGTTTCATCCATGAAGGTTGTGATGAGGTTCGAAAAGAAGGACAacttgagccctaggtatattggaccttttgagaGGATTGGAAAGGTGGCCTACAAGCTTtccttgccacctagtttatctGCGGTTCATCCGGTGTTCCATGTCtttatgctccgaaagtattatGGAAATTCGTCTCATGTTCTAGACTTCAGCACAGTCCAATTAGATGAGGATTCgacttatattgaggagcctATGGCGATATTGGATAGACATGTCCAGAAATTGGGATCAATGGATgttgcttcagtgaaggttcaacGGAGGGGTCATCCTGTCGAGGATGCGACCTGGGAGGCCGAGCAAGACATGCATAGTCATTATCTTCATCTATTCAACACTTCAGGTATGTCCTTAtgcacgttcaaggacgaacgtttgttttaa
- the LOC138869041 gene encoding uncharacterized protein, giving the protein MEKVKIILERLKAAQSRQKSYADIRRRKLEFQVDDWVFLRVSPMKGVMRFGKNGKLSPRYVGPYRVTQMIGQVAYRLELPPEMSLVHPVFHVSMLKKVVGDPSTIVPIEAIEVNEELSYEEISVAILDRQVRKLRNKEVALVKVLWQSQQVEEATWEAESEMKEKYPHLFEQV; this is encoded by the coding sequence ATGGAAAAAGTTAAAATCATTCTGGAAAGGCTGAAAGCTGCTCAGAGTCGCCAGAAATCTTATGCGGACATTCGTCGAAGAAAATTAGAATTCCAAGTAGATGATTGGGTGTTCTTGAGGGTATCTCCTATGAAGGGAgtcatgcgatttgggaagaatgGGAAGTTGAGTCCTAGATATGTCGGGCCGTATCGGGTCACTCAAATGATAGGACAGGTGGCCTATAGACTTGAATTGCCCCCTGAAATGTCATTAGTGCAcccggtgttccatgtgtctatgttaaagAAAGTAGTTGGAGACCCATCCACCATCGTGCCAATCGAGGCTATCGAGGTCAATGAAGagttatcatatgaagaaatttCGGTCgctattcttgataggcaagtccgcaaATTGAGAAACAAGGAAGTTGCTTTAGTTAAAGTGCTATGGCAAAGTCAACAAGTCGAGGAAGCCACGTGGGAAGCGGAaagtgaaatgaaagaaaaatatccACATCTGTTTGAACAAGTCTAA